The Luteitalea sp. DNA segment AGGATCGAGCTCCAAGGATTCCGGACGCAGGTGCAGACGGGCCTCTCGCTCGCTGGCGCACAGACCGTGCGCCAGACCTATAAGCTCGCGCTTGGCGAGATCGCCGAAGACGTGACGGTGGAAGGCGTCGCCCCGCTCCTGAACACGGCCTCGTCCGAGCAGCTCGAAACGATCGGCCCACAGCAGGTGACTGAGCTGCCGTCCAGCCGGCGGAATGTCACGGGCTTGCTCCGGCTGGCGCCAGGTGTCGACCCTACCGGTGGGCACCGCGGCGTGCGGTTCAACGGTGTGGGGAAGCACGGTGCGGGCATCACCGTGGACGGCACCGATGCAAATTCGAACCCGGAAGGTCGCGGCATCTCGCAATACGGTGGGGAAAACTACATCGACATCATGAGCATCGAGGCGGTGCAGGAGGTGCAGCTTGTCAAGGGAGTCATGCCGGCCGAGTACGGCGGCGTCGTTGGCGGGCAGGTGAACCTGATCAGCCGCTCTGGCACCAACACGTTCCACGGGTCGATCTTCGAGAACTATATCGGCGAGTCGCTGAACGCCCGCGATGTGTTCCTGTCCCGCGACGAACCGAAGCCGCCTGTGAGGTTCAACCAGTTCGGTGGATCGCTCGGTGGTCCGATCCTCCGCAACCGGGCTTTCTTCTTCGGCACCTACGAGGGATATCGGGAAGAGGCAGGCACGCGCGTGCAGGGCGACGTGCCGACACCGGAGTTAAGGGAGCAGATCCTCGCGGCCCTGCCATTCCCCGAAACGCAGATCGTGTTGGACACGCTGCCGCCACCGACCGAGCCAATCAACGAGGACGTCGGCTTCTTCGTCGCCGCCCGCAACCGGGAGCGCCGGGAGAATCATGTCGTTGCCAAGGGGGACGCCCTGATGTTCGGGGGCGGCCGCCTCTCGGTCACCTACACACGGATGCGGCCCTTTTCGCTGATCCCCAGCATCCACACCGACGGGGCGAACGATCGCGTCTTCCTGCACGAGCAGGACCGCGTGGCAGCCACCTTCGTTCATACGTTCCGGAACTGGGTCTCGGAAAGCCGCTTCGGCTACAACCGTAGCGACATGGAGCGGCTCGATCGGTTCTTCGAGGTGCAGGATCCGACGACGCCTGAGACGAACCTGTGGGGCAGACGGATGGGTCTCATCTCCGTCGGAGGGCTCTTCTCGACTCCAACCACGGAAGTCTGGGATATGGAGGGAACGGCTTACAGCGTCGACCAGAAGATCAGTCGCGCCATGGGGAATCACCTGCTGAAGTTCGGTGTCCGATGGATGCGGCAAACGGGCGGCCGGAGCAATCCCGAGAACCCGGTCTTCGGGTTTCAGAGCAAGGCGGATCTGCTGGCCAACATCCCGAACCAGGTGCGCCCGACGTTCGGCTCGCCGCCCCACAAGTCCCACATGGACGAGCTCGGCGGCTTCATCCAGGACGACTGGCGCGTGAGCAACCGGCTCGTCCTTAACCTCGGCATGCGCTACGACTACTACGGTGTCGTACAACTGCAGCCGACCGGCGCGGTCCCGGTGGAAATCGTGAATCTGGAGCCACCGTCCGACCTGCGGTTGATGGACTTCGGCGCGGCACGGCCGCCCGACAAGCCTTACGAGCCGGACCGCTGGGTGAACCTCGGCCCGCGCGCGGGCATCGTCTGGACCATCGACGACCAGAGCGACACCGTGTTGCGCGCCGGCTCCGGCGTCCTGTTCAGCCCGCAGATGCCCGGCATGGTACGGCAGGGTGCCGCCCACCCGCTGGTGCCCTTTCGGGTCTCGTGGGGGCTCGCGGAGGCGGCGGAGCAAGGGCTCCGGTGGCCCGCGTACAACGATGAGATGCGAGAGATCGTCGAGCGTGAGGCAGAGGCCCGTGGTCAGCCCGCCTTCTTCTCGCTCCTCGATCCCAACCTGCAGAACCCGTACACGATCCAGAGCACGGTGAACGTCCAGCGGGCGATCGGGTCATCGTTGATGGCTGAGATCGGCTACCTGCGCGTCGACGGGCGGAAGCTGATCCTGCAGCGGCAATTCGCCCTGGCTATCGACCGGGAGACGGGGCGGCGCATTAACCCGGATCTGGGGGTGCCCGGCGGCTACTACGTCGACAACAACCACACGTCCGAGTACAACGCGCTGCAGCTGTCCGTGCGGAAGCGCTTCTCCAATCACTATTCCTTTGACGTCCATTACACGTACGGTGGCGGCACGGCCACCAGCGGCGGCGACATCGGTGCCTACTACCAGGGAGATTACCCGGAGTACACGCAAGACTTCTGGAACCCTGAGGCGGATCGCGGTCCACTTGTCTCGGATGCGCGCCATCGGATCAGCGCTGACTTTGTGCTGGAAGTCCCCTTCTCGCACGAAAGCCGGTTCCTCACCCACATCCTTGGCGGCTGGCAGATCGCCGGGATCTACTCGTACCGGTCGGGGGAACCGCTGCGCATCACGCAGTCGTCGGCGATCCCGAACAGTCGGCCCGACTACGTCGGCGGCGACCCGGTCCTCCCCGGCTGGCGCGAGACGCGGCAGTATTTGAAGCCCGATGCGTTCGCGCTGGTGCCACTACACCCTGACTCCCAAGTGACGGTCCGGCCGGGCAACGTGCCGCTCGACCTGGTGCGGGATCCGAGCTCATGGACGGTCGATTTGACGGTCGCGAAGAGCCTCGACCTCCCCGGGAATATGCGGCTCCAGCTGCGAGCGGATGCCTTCAATGCGTTCAACCACCCGAACTACGGCGGAATCTCGACGAGCGTGACCTCGAGCACGTTCGGTCAGATCCGAAGTGCGGGATCGCCGCGCCAGATTCAGATCGGCGCGCGACTAACCTTCTGAGGTGCCCATGGAGACCATGCAGATGTCTTGGCAACGCGTGATTGGCGCTCTGATCGTCGTGGTGGCGGGCGCCACGACGCTCATGGGACAGGGTCAGAAGCAAGGCAACCCGGAGGAGAACCTGCCGCCGAACATCACGCAGCTCACCGCGTTCGGCGAGCGCGCCTCCTGGTCACCTGACGGCAAACGGATTGCGTTCATGGAAAAGAGCTTTGGTGACGCGTTCGTTGTCGACGTCGAGACGAAGATGATCCGGCTGCTCACACATTATGCGAACGCCGGCTTCTTGCGTGTCCAGTACTTGCCGAACGGTGATTTCTTCCTCATCGGCGCGAAGAGCTTCACCGACATCCGCAGTACGCGCTCCCGCGACCAGGAGATGTGGATCTTGAAGGCGGATGGCGACGGTCGTCCCGTGCCGCTGGAGCACAAGATCTCGGAAGGAGTGGCCATCTCACGGAAGACGCCGAAGATCGCCTGGTCGAACACGCACGGCCAGTACCCGGACCTGATTCCCAAAGGCGAGTCAATCATCTACACCGCCGACATCGTGTACGAAGGAGAACAGCCCACGCTGGCGAACAAGCAGGAGATCCTTCGCGCGAAAGCGCCCGAGTGCACGCTCGAAGCGCAGGACTTCCGCGAGAACGACACGGAGCTGGTCTACACCTGCTATCGCTCCCCCTACGCCGACATCTTTGGAATCGACTTGAAGACGCGCGAGGTCACGACCTACCTCGAGGTTCAAGACGAGTACAACGAGGTCGAGGGGATCTTTCCGGATGGCGAGCACACGCTCGTCGAATCGAGTCGGGAGCAAGCGCAGCAAGACTCCAACCACATCGACATCTGGAAGCTGAAGCTCGAGCCCAAGAGCACCGATTACGTGCGAATGACCCGCTGGGGCGAGTACGAAGGGTACAAGGCGTCCAACCCGGTGGTGAGCCCGGACGGCACGACCATTGCCTTCCAGTCGGCACGCAGCAAGGACGCCGCGGGTGTGGGTTACGGCATCTTCTTGCTGAAGGCGCAGAACGGATCTTGACACCAGGACTTTCCGATGGCGTTGACCAGGATCGATCGCAGACAGTTCCTCGTCACAACCAGCGCCCTGGCAGGCGTGAGCTGTGTCGGGTTTGGCAGGACGGACTCGCTCGCTCTCGTATCCGACCCAGAAGACGACGTCGCCGCTGCCGCCGCGTCCCGCTGGGCGCTGGGCGAGCTTCATGAGGCCTTGGTTGAGAGGGGCGTCACGGTTCGCCTGCACGAGCGGATCGAGCAGGTCGCATCCGAGGAGCGCTGCATCCTGGTGGCCGGCGCCTCGTCTCCGAGGGCACGCGAGGTGTTGGACAACGGCCGCGCGGCTGCGTTGTCTACCGCGGAATCGGTCGCGCTCGTGGCTGGCACGGCGATGGGCAGGGACGTCGTGCTCGCCTCGGCTCACGATGCCCGCGGCCAGGTGTATGCGTTGCTGGAGCTGGCAGACCGGGTCCGGCACGCCCCCGATCTGACCACCGCGCTGAGCCTCCCACAACCGGTCATAGAACGCCCCGCCAATCGCATTCGCAGCGTCGCGCGGCTGTTCGTGAGCGACGTCGAGGACAAGCCGTGGTTTCGCGACCGCGAGATGTGGCCCGCTTACCTGACCATGCTGGCGGGCGAGCGGTTCAACCGCTTCAATCTCTCCTTCGGCATCGGGTACGACTTCCTGCGCAACGTCACGGATGCCTACTTTCTGTTCGTCTATCCCTTCTTGGTCTCGGTGCCCGGCTACGACGTGCGCGCGACCAACCTCTCCGACCAGGAGCGTGACGAGAATCTCGGTCTGCTGAAGTTCATCAGCGATGAAGCGGCACTTCGCGGCATCCACTTTCAGTTGGGCATCTGGACGCATGGCTACGAGTGGAGCGAGAGCCCGGATGCGAACCACATCATCGAGGGTCTCACGGCCGACAACCATGCCTCCTATTGCCGCGACGCGCTGACGCGGATCCTCGAGGCATGTCCGGCCGTTCGCGGCGTGACGTTCCGGATCCACGGCGAGAGCGGCGTCCCCGAAGCCAGCTACGCCTTTTGGAAGACGGTCTTCGACGGCGTCGTCCGATCGGGCCGCAAGGTGGAAATCGACATGCACGCCAAGGGCATGGACCAGTCGATGATCGACGTGGCCCTCGGCACCGGCATGCCGGTGAAGATCTCGCCGAAGTATTGGGCGGAGCATTTGGGCATGCCGTACCACCAAGCGGCGATTCGCGAGCTCGAGATGCCCAGGGAGACCGACGACGAGTTCTTTGCGCTCAGCAGCGGCTCCAGGCGGTTTCTGCGCTACGGGTACGGCGACCTGCTGCGCGAGGACCGCCGCCACGGCGTTATTCACCGCATTTGGCCTGGAACGCAGCGGCTCCTGCTGTGGGGGGATCCAACCTTTGCTGCGGCCTATTCACGTGCGTTCAGCTTTTGCGGTAGTGACGGCGTGGAGATCCACGAGCCGCTGTCCTTCAAAGGTCGCCGCGGTTCCGGCATTGCCGCCTCCGCCCCCGTCGGGTCCCGCGGGGACCCGACAAACCAGAGCTGGTTGGCGGCCCGCTTACGGGCCGCCGCGGCGAGCCGCTGCGCGTACGCCGACACGTCGCTCAGTCCACGCTGGGACTGGGAAAAATATCGCTCCTCCTATCGCGTGTGGGGACGTCACCTGTACAACCCGGATGTCGATCCAGAGGTGTGCCGCCGAGCGCTTCGTCATCGGTTCGGTGGCGGAGCAGCAGCAGTGGAGAGCGCGCTCGCGAGCGCCAGCCGCATTCTCCCCATCATCACCACTGCTCACGGGCCCTCGGCTGCCAACAATACGTACTGGCCCGAGGTCTACTACAACCAGCCGATTGTCGACGCTGAGAGGGACCGCACGTACGGCGATACGCCAGAGCCCAAGGTCTTCGGCAATGTCAGCCCGTTCGATCCACAATTGTTTTCTCGCATCGATGATTTCGCGGCCGAGTTGGTGTCCGGCGAGCGAAGCGGCAAGTACTCGCCTCTGGAGGTCGCGCGCTGGCTCGACGAGCTTTCAGAGGCGGCCACCAAGAGTCTGGCAGAAGCCGATGCGCAAGCGCAGGACACCAAGAGCCCGGAATATCGGCGAATGGCAATCGACGTGGCCATCCAGGCCGGTCTGGGCCGATTCTTTGCCAGGAAGTTTCGGAGCGCGGCCCTGTATGCGATTCACGAGCGCACCAAGGACCGTGCGGCCCTCGAGCGTGCGCTGCAAGCCTATCGAGACGCCCGCGCAGCCTGGGCCGAGCTCGCCGAACGCGCCAAGGGCGTCTATGTAACGGACATCACCATCGGCGAACGTCCATCCCTGCGAGGCCATTGGCTCGACCGCCTCCCGGCGATGGATGGCGATATCGCCGACATGGCGAAGAAGCTCGAGGGGCTCGGCGCAGGCGGTGCTCCTCCGGAGGCGCTTCGCCGCGTGTTGGACGAAGTATCGCGCGGACCACAACGCCCTTCGTTCTCCTGCAGCCACACGCCACCGGAGCGCCTTCACCGCGGCCAGCCGCTGGAGATCACGCTCTCGTTGCCTCCAGAGGCAGAGGGAACGCCGAGCAGCGTGCTGCTCCACTATCGCCACGTCCATCAGGCAGAGCGTTACATCACGGCGGAAATGGCTGGCAAGGACCAGCGTTATCGGGCCGTCGTTCCCGGTCGCTACACGGATTCGCCGTATCCAATTCAGTACTACTTCGAATTGAAGCAGGGCCCAGAGCAGGCGACACTCCACCCAGGATTGGCGCCATCCCTGACGAACCAACCGTATTTCGTGGTGCGGTCCCGCGCGCAAGAGACCAGCACTTAACCACGCTGCCCACCGCGCTCATTCCCTTGACTTCCACCCGGCTCGCCGCTCAGCGCTGCTATTACGCGATGAGCTGCTCCAGAACCTTGCGATCGACGTCGACACTCAACCCCGGTGTATCGGGCAGCGTGAGAAAGCCCTTCTCGATCTTCAGCGGCTCCTTCAACAGTGGATACCGGTCGCGTAGCGCGTGCTCCTCGCAGTTGTATTCCTGCTCGTACAGACACATGGGCTCGGAGACCCAGAAGTGATACGAGGCCGCCGTGCAGATCGTCGGCTGCGTGTTGTGCGTCATCACCGGCCGATTGAAGATGCCTCCGAGCACGCCGATTTTCCGGATCTCGGTGAGGCCACCACATTTGGAGACGTCCGGTTGGATGATCCCGATGTTGCCGTGGACGATCAGATCGCGGTGCTGAAACCGCGTGCAGCTCTCCTCACCAGCAGCGATGGGAATCTCCAACGCGTCACACACCTTCGTGTAGCCTGGGTAATCCTCTGGAGCGATCGGCTCTTCGAACATCCAGACCCCGAGC contains these protein-coding regions:
- a CDS encoding TonB-dependent receptor plug domain-containing protein: MRRSVLQRVTWVTAGLLLLAGPAAAQVTTATLYGIVVDDSGSVLPGATVTVTHDGTAMTRTTVTNESGEFALSALPVGSYTVRIELQGFRTQVQTGLSLAGAQTVRQTYKLALGEIAEDVTVEGVAPLLNTASSEQLETIGPQQVTELPSSRRNVTGLLRLAPGVDPTGGHRGVRFNGVGKHGAGITVDGTDANSNPEGRGISQYGGENYIDIMSIEAVQEVQLVKGVMPAEYGGVVGGQVNLISRSGTNTFHGSIFENYIGESLNARDVFLSRDEPKPPVRFNQFGGSLGGPILRNRAFFFGTYEGYREEAGTRVQGDVPTPELREQILAALPFPETQIVLDTLPPPTEPINEDVGFFVAARNRERRENHVVAKGDALMFGGGRLSVTYTRMRPFSLIPSIHTDGANDRVFLHEQDRVAATFVHTFRNWVSESRFGYNRSDMERLDRFFEVQDPTTPETNLWGRRMGLISVGGLFSTPTTEVWDMEGTAYSVDQKISRAMGNHLLKFGVRWMRQTGGRSNPENPVFGFQSKADLLANIPNQVRPTFGSPPHKSHMDELGGFIQDDWRVSNRLVLNLGMRYDYYGVVQLQPTGAVPVEIVNLEPPSDLRLMDFGAARPPDKPYEPDRWVNLGPRAGIVWTIDDQSDTVLRAGSGVLFSPQMPGMVRQGAAHPLVPFRVSWGLAEAAEQGLRWPAYNDEMREIVEREAEARGQPAFFSLLDPNLQNPYTIQSTVNVQRAIGSSLMAEIGYLRVDGRKLILQRQFALAIDRETGRRINPDLGVPGGYYVDNNHTSEYNALQLSVRKRFSNHYSFDVHYTYGGGTATSGGDIGAYYQGDYPEYTQDFWNPEADRGPLVSDARHRISADFVLEVPFSHESRFLTHILGGWQIAGIYSYRSGEPLRITQSSAIPNSRPDYVGGDPVLPGWRETRQYLKPDAFALVPLHPDSQVTVRPGNVPLDLVRDPSSWTVDLTVAKSLDLPGNMRLQLRADAFNAFNHPNYGGISTSVTSSTFGQIRSAGSPRQIQIGARLTF